One window of Nitrospirota bacterium genomic DNA carries:
- a CDS encoding DUF559 domain-containing protein encodes GGQHAAEKDKDIEREAYLQRFGFKIIRFWNNEVLQNTNEVLAVIRENCLYHPPLNPLPSREGK; translated from the coding sequence TGGCGGACAGCATGCGGCAGAAAAGGATAAGGATATAGAAAGAGAGGCATACCTTCAACGATTTGGGTTTAAGATTATAAGGTTCTGGAATAATGAGGTCTTACAAAATACAAATGAAGTCTTAGCGGTAATAAGGGAGAACTGTTTATATCACCCTCCCCTTAATCCCCTCCCGTCAAGGGAGGGGAAATAA